Proteins encoded in a region of the Paenibacillus sp. E222 genome:
- a CDS encoding LysE/ArgO family amino acid transporter, translating to MGVIIHAAVLAFGLILPLGVQNVFIFNQGMSQRSYARALPAIVTAGLSDTLLIGAAVGGVSLILLQWPVLANVLYAGGSVFLLYMAWSIWKSSEPANSSAAVLSAGRQIAFAASVSLLNPHALLDTVAVIGTSSLQYEGVARFYFAITAAVVSWVWFLGLAGAGRLVGRTDRTGRISIFFNRLSAVVMVGMAGMMLWKLIVS from the coding sequence ATGGGGGTAATTATTCACGCGGCAGTGCTGGCATTTGGCCTGATTTTGCCACTCGGTGTACAAAATGTGTTTATTTTTAATCAGGGCATGAGTCAGCGAAGTTATGCACGGGCGCTGCCAGCGATAGTAACCGCAGGACTCAGTGATACGTTGTTGATTGGAGCAGCCGTCGGAGGGGTGTCCCTCATTTTACTGCAATGGCCGGTGCTGGCGAATGTATTGTATGCAGGAGGGAGTGTGTTTTTGCTCTATATGGCATGGAGCATTTGGAAGTCTTCCGAGCCTGCGAATAGTTCAGCAGCAGTGCTGTCTGCGGGAAGACAGATCGCCTTTGCTGCTTCCGTTTCCTTACTTAACCCACATGCCCTGCTGGACACGGTAGCCGTAATCGGCACCAGTTCACTTCAATACGAGGGGGTGGCACGCTTTTATTTTGCAATAACGGCGGCAGTGGTATCATGGGTATGGTTTCTGGGACTGGCAGGTGCAGGCAGGCTAGTAGGTAGAACAGATCGTACAGGCCGGATCAGTATTTTCTTCAATCGATTGTCTGCTGTAGTCATGGTCGGAATGGCAGGCATGATGCTGTGGAAGCTGATCGTATCGTAA
- a CDS encoding methyl-accepting chemotaxis protein yields the protein MNIVEALVAASPYFKIMLKENDLMIAVTDMEQFRYYVRSEDLDLGIKAGDPISLEDPTLRRALMHGETSANRIEAHHYGTPINSAATPLRDEAGQIVGALAIGFSLKNEEKLEHFTELIGEISGKLTDMVQTVAAQSQQLTASSSQILDNTRMAVQNSSEVTKVASFIREISEQTNLLGLNAAIEAARAGEAGAGFGVVATEVRKLSTGTKEATVNIERSLKEVQHSIRQMEQEITSIAQSSNQQAELVTEFSEVIDQLNNASKDLKSFIESMLLQAE from the coding sequence TTGAATATTGTTGAAGCACTTGTTGCAGCAAGCCCGTATTTTAAAATCATGCTCAAGGAAAATGATTTGATGATTGCCGTTACCGATATGGAGCAGTTCCGGTATTACGTACGGAGCGAAGATCTTGATCTGGGTATCAAGGCTGGAGATCCGATCTCGCTTGAAGATCCTACACTACGCCGGGCACTTATGCATGGTGAGACTTCAGCCAATCGTATTGAAGCGCATCACTACGGGACTCCCATTAACTCGGCGGCTACCCCGCTTCGCGATGAGGCAGGCCAGATCGTAGGCGCATTGGCCATTGGATTTTCACTCAAAAACGAGGAAAAACTGGAGCACTTCACCGAATTGATCGGGGAAATCAGCGGTAAGTTAACCGATATGGTTCAGACCGTAGCTGCTCAGTCCCAGCAACTGACCGCTTCATCTTCACAGATTTTGGACAACACACGGATGGCTGTGCAAAATTCCAGTGAAGTCACCAAAGTGGCTTCATTCATTCGTGAAATTTCGGAGCAGACGAACCTGCTAGGTCTGAATGCTGCCATTGAAGCGGCTCGAGCAGGAGAAGCAGGAGCTGGCTTTGGCGTCGTGGCTACCGAAGTACGCAAATTATCCACCGGAACCAAAGAAGCTACGGTGAACATTGAACGCTCCTTGAAGGAAGTACAGCATTCCATTCGTCAGATGGAACAGGAGATTACCTCCATCGCCCAATCCAGCAACCAGCAGGCCGAACTCGTCACCGAGTTCAGCGAGGTGATTGATCAACTGAACAACGCATCCAAGGATCTCAAGTCTTTCATTGAATCCATGCTATTGCAGGCAGAATAA
- the moaA gene encoding GTP 3',8-cyclase MoaA, which yields MEMLQDSFGRIHDYIRISVTDRCNLRCVYCMPEEGMEFAPHDQIMSYEEIAQVLKVLAPMGMRKVRLTGGEPLVRKDLHQLVSMISAIEGIEDIALTTNALLLDKQAQALKDAGLNRINISLDSLQASRFSMITRGGDVNKVLKGIEAATAVGLAPIKLNVVLMKGINDDEIKDFIAMTIDQPLHVRFIEYMPIGQASDSWRKSYLPLEAVTEVCAEAGWTVENTAGPAGNGPSRNMKIAGSQGTFGLIHPVSDHFCDNCNRLRLTADGHIKACLYWSDEYNVRRYVDAPDAMAALFLKALGTKPKNHEMALALEQKMQSHTPTVRRMSQIGG from the coding sequence ATGGAAATGCTCCAGGATTCTTTTGGCAGAATACATGACTACATCCGTATTTCTGTTACGGACCGCTGTAATTTGCGTTGTGTGTACTGTATGCCCGAAGAAGGCATGGAATTTGCCCCGCATGACCAAATTATGAGCTATGAGGAAATTGCCCAGGTGCTCAAAGTGCTGGCTCCAATGGGGATGCGGAAAGTCCGACTGACCGGAGGCGAGCCTCTGGTACGGAAAGATCTGCATCAACTCGTAAGTATGATCTCGGCCATTGAGGGGATTGAAGATATTGCGTTAACTACCAATGCATTGCTGCTGGACAAACAAGCTCAGGCCTTGAAAGACGCTGGACTGAACCGAATTAACATCAGTCTGGATTCCCTGCAGGCGAGCCGTTTCTCCATGATTACTCGCGGCGGGGATGTAAACAAGGTGCTGAAAGGCATTGAAGCCGCCACGGCAGTTGGACTTGCTCCGATCAAGCTGAATGTCGTGTTAATGAAGGGCATCAATGATGATGAGATCAAAGATTTCATTGCCATGACCATAGATCAGCCACTGCATGTGCGCTTCATTGAATATATGCCGATTGGGCAGGCTTCGGACTCATGGCGCAAATCGTATTTGCCGCTGGAGGCAGTCACGGAGGTATGTGCTGAGGCTGGCTGGACGGTGGAAAATACGGCAGGTCCTGCAGGTAATGGTCCATCACGAAACATGAAGATTGCCGGTTCACAAGGGACATTCGGATTGATCCATCCGGTCAGTGATCACTTCTGTGACAACTGCAACCGTCTCCGCCTGACAGCAGACGGACATATCAAAGCTTGTCTGTACTGGTCGGATGAATACAACGTGCGCCGCTACGTAGATGCTCCCGATGCTATGGCGGCACTCTTCCTTAAGGCACTTGGCACCAAACCGAAGAACCATGAAATGGCGCTGGCCCTGGAGCAGAAAATGCAAAGCCATACACCGACGGTACGACGCATGTCCCAGATTGGTGGATAG
- a CDS encoding methyl-accepting chemotaxis protein, with the protein MFDWLGWRKGWPLWRSYRLNASMKQDVEEIFEGIAETRRQLLMDWAEEQWNHLDRLLQQVRAVHPQGMLQGTEDVHGLEVWFAASYARATDSTELFMLNEQNQVVFSTYKKHIGQVYEDGNALIGPGLRYTQADINGQKCLFGPYSDPLTLEIGPRSSTFHDDVTLMFIVPIMENGRYIGSLCNRVPNDVLGDLIQRESGHIYPDSGDNYLFMAESRLRPTLQPGTALSRSRFEDHTFTHGENLKDGVTTEWGVVSVKEHTELELMFTDPSTNELHPGVANTIRNGSNLFVAFPGYSDYRHISVIGKGITFQLPHCPDLWGMMCEGDLEEVYRIRSIGWRQFKQHSLYILLSGIAGAALVYALTGSAWSAAAIAAFNIIYGFLTANQLQRKHVQRVHEDLRRISRFIRINAEGKGDLTQRLDTSAFAQDESGELAKWINNMIDSLEGIMLKVQLATVDVMNNQHQMRASTETTQGTTERVNLKLGSMIKGIRKQLEDLDQAKVAADEMRLTLQQLEVSATEQIDVARQEVERIGDKMTQISGAVSDTNHTILSFMATMQDIYRALAVIDEISAQTNLLALNASIEAAHVGEHGRGFAVVAGEIRKLAELSRSSTEDIHQILDNISVAAGAASQSIKEGDQVLAEGTTLVQAASRLLQSATAEEPQRTQVVDQVVVLMENIAAISHKNSSTSSEVEAEMVELINDMLHVQHSSHNVEAITVFLQQLVGQFQLTHPDKNAII; encoded by the coding sequence ATGTTTGATTGGCTGGGATGGAGAAAAGGGTGGCCGCTGTGGCGGTCGTATCGGTTGAATGCAAGTATGAAGCAAGACGTAGAGGAAATCTTTGAGGGCATCGCCGAGACCCGGCGGCAGCTCTTGATGGATTGGGCTGAGGAGCAGTGGAATCATCTGGATCGATTGCTTCAGCAGGTACGAGCTGTTCATCCGCAAGGTATGTTGCAAGGCACGGAAGATGTACACGGATTGGAGGTATGGTTCGCAGCAAGTTATGCACGCGCTACTGATAGTACTGAGCTTTTTATGCTGAACGAGCAAAACCAGGTTGTATTTTCTACATATAAGAAACATATTGGACAAGTCTACGAAGATGGAAATGCTTTGATTGGGCCAGGACTGAGGTATACCCAAGCGGATATCAACGGACAAAAGTGCCTGTTTGGACCTTATTCTGATCCGCTCACACTAGAAATTGGACCACGTTCTTCCACGTTTCACGATGATGTAACCCTGATGTTTATCGTACCGATCATGGAAAACGGCCGTTACATCGGCTCCCTATGCAATCGCGTGCCTAATGATGTCTTGGGCGATCTTATCCAGCGTGAATCAGGCCACATCTACCCCGATTCCGGGGATAATTATCTATTCATGGCTGAGTCGAGACTGCGACCCACGCTTCAACCCGGGACTGCCCTGTCCCGCAGCCGCTTCGAGGATCATACATTCACCCATGGGGAGAATCTGAAAGACGGCGTAACCACCGAATGGGGCGTGGTATCTGTTAAAGAACATACCGAATTGGAACTGATGTTTACCGATCCTTCCACCAACGAACTTCATCCTGGTGTAGCGAATACCATTCGCAATGGCTCCAATCTGTTTGTAGCATTTCCGGGTTATTCGGATTATCGTCATATTTCAGTTATCGGTAAAGGCATCACGTTCCAGCTTCCCCACTGTCCGGATCTGTGGGGCATGATGTGTGAAGGCGATCTGGAGGAAGTGTATCGGATACGCAGCATTGGCTGGCGCCAATTCAAGCAGCACAGCTTGTACATCCTGTTGTCAGGCATTGCAGGAGCGGCACTTGTATATGCGCTGACTGGAAGTGCATGGAGCGCAGCAGCCATCGCTGCCTTTAATATCATCTATGGATTCCTGACTGCAAACCAACTGCAACGCAAACATGTTCAACGGGTCCATGAGGATTTGCGCCGCATTAGCCGATTTATTCGGATTAACGCCGAAGGCAAAGGCGATCTGACCCAGCGTCTGGACACGTCGGCTTTTGCCCAGGATGAATCAGGTGAACTGGCGAAATGGATCAACAATATGATCGACTCTCTGGAAGGAATCATGCTCAAGGTACAGCTTGCCACCGTGGATGTGATGAACAACCAGCACCAGATGCGAGCCTCAACGGAAACTACACAGGGTACAACCGAACGTGTAAATCTCAAACTTGGCTCCATGATCAAGGGGATACGCAAGCAGCTAGAGGACCTGGATCAGGCCAAAGTAGCCGCCGACGAAATGCGCCTCACTCTACAGCAGCTTGAAGTGTCTGCCACAGAGCAGATTGACGTTGCCCGTCAGGAAGTGGAGCGTATCGGAGACAAAATGACCCAGATCTCGGGAGCCGTGTCTGACACCAACCATACGATTTTATCCTTTATGGCGACCATGCAGGACATCTACCGCGCACTTGCTGTCATTGATGAAATTTCGGCACAGACCAACCTGCTTGCACTGAATGCTTCCATTGAAGCAGCCCATGTCGGCGAACATGGACGCGGATTTGCCGTCGTTGCTGGTGAGATCCGCAAGCTTGCGGAATTATCTCGTTCCTCCACGGAAGATATTCATCAGATTCTGGATAATATATCTGTAGCAGCAGGAGCAGCCTCGCAATCCATCAAGGAAGGCGATCAGGTGCTGGCTGAAGGCACCACGCTTGTTCAGGCTGCTTCACGGTTACTGCAAAGTGCTACGGCTGAAGAACCCCAAAGAACACAGGTTGTAGATCAGGTCGTGGTATTGATGGAGAATATCGCCGCCATCAGCCACAAAAACAGTTCCACGTCTTCGGAGGTGGAAGCCGAGATGGTTGAGCTTATTAACGACATGCTGCACGTTCAGCATTCATCGCACAATGTAGAAGCCATCACGGTCTTCTTGCAGCAGCTTGTGGGGCAATTCCAACTGACCCATCCCGATAAAAACGCGATTATCTGA
- a CDS encoding ABC transporter ATP-binding protein, which translates to MSSIIVPDTCHIELDHVSVVFGSGAQQVTALSDVSFQIHSNEFVSLLGPSGCGKSTLLRLVADLLQPTTGSIQVAGEEPERARLQRQFGIVFQTPALFDWRTVRHNVELPLELLGTSRKECRRLSGELLEMVGLTRFADHYPWQLSGGMQQRVSIARALALDPPLLLMDEPFSALDEFTKEKLQLELLDIKRSTGKTFLFVTHSIPEAVFLSDRIIVLSAHPGQVHSIHSVNLPAERDRELRETEAFYRMMTTIRNCFYEERDPIHVPAHQ; encoded by the coding sequence ATGTCCTCAATCATCGTCCCCGACACCTGCCATATTGAGCTGGATCACGTGTCCGTTGTATTTGGCAGTGGAGCACAACAAGTTACCGCCCTGTCTGACGTTTCGTTTCAAATCCATTCCAATGAATTTGTCTCTCTGCTTGGCCCCTCGGGGTGTGGCAAGTCTACACTGCTTCGACTTGTAGCCGATTTGCTCCAGCCAACGACAGGCAGCATCCAGGTTGCCGGGGAAGAACCGGAGCGGGCGCGGTTGCAGCGCCAGTTCGGTATTGTCTTTCAGACGCCAGCTCTGTTCGATTGGCGCACGGTACGTCACAATGTGGAGCTTCCCCTGGAGCTGCTCGGCACAAGCCGGAAGGAGTGCCGCCGCTTGAGTGGTGAACTGCTTGAAATGGTCGGGCTGACCCGCTTCGCTGACCATTATCCATGGCAGCTCAGTGGGGGCATGCAGCAGCGTGTTTCCATCGCACGGGCACTGGCGCTTGATCCGCCATTGCTGCTTATGGATGAACCTTTCTCCGCACTGGATGAATTCACGAAGGAGAAGCTGCAACTGGAGCTGCTTGATATTAAGCGATCTACAGGCAAGACATTCCTTTTTGTTACACACAGTATCCCCGAAGCCGTATTTCTATCTGACCGCATCATCGTCCTCTCCGCACACCCTGGTCAGGTGCACTCCATTCATTCCGTTAACCTGCCAGCCGAGCGGGATCGAGAGCTGAGGGAAACCGAAGCCTTTTACCGCATGATGACCACCATCCGCAATTGTTTCTATGAGGAGCGTGATCCAATCCATGTTCCTGCACACCAATAA
- a CDS encoding ABC transporter permease, which translates to MIQSMFLHTNKLGFRSWVVIWILSVLLLWEGIAWILHLFLSSQQAASRLPYLHEVLAALFRYSGTLAEQGAVTFGNAAIGFAGGTVLGLLLALLMSVAVWVERTLSPYVISSQMVPVIGLAPIVYGIIHNAEWARIIMAAYVTFFPIIIHTLKGLKSAAPEHLELMRSCGASLPARYIKCLLPSALPGLFSGMKIAAPLAVTSSIVVELMGAPDGLGVLMVSSLYYGSAQIGMFWATIMLSIGIGLISYLAISLAERWLTPWQPEFRAKGGRAA; encoded by the coding sequence GTGATCCAATCCATGTTCCTGCACACCAATAAGCTGGGTTTTCGCTCATGGGTAGTGATCTGGATTTTGTCCGTATTGCTGCTGTGGGAAGGTATCGCCTGGATTCTCCACTTGTTCTTGTCATCCCAGCAGGCAGCATCCCGTCTTCCTTATCTGCACGAGGTTCTCGCAGCCCTGTTTCGTTACTCAGGCACATTGGCTGAACAGGGGGCCGTAACGTTTGGGAATGCAGCAATTGGTTTTGCCGGTGGAACTGTGTTAGGTCTGCTTCTGGCCCTGCTCATGAGTGTGGCGGTTTGGGTGGAACGTACCTTATCCCCGTATGTCATCTCTTCCCAGATGGTTCCCGTAATCGGTCTTGCGCCCATTGTCTATGGCATTATCCATAACGCCGAGTGGGCCCGAATTATAATGGCGGCTTACGTTACGTTCTTCCCGATTATCATCCACACACTCAAAGGATTAAAAAGTGCAGCGCCGGAGCATCTGGAGCTTATGCGTTCCTGTGGAGCTTCCCTGCCTGCGCGTTATATCAAATGTCTGCTGCCTTCTGCGCTGCCGGGTCTGTTTTCGGGTATGAAAATAGCTGCTCCACTCGCAGTCACCTCTTCCATTGTGGTGGAGCTGATGGGAGCCCCGGATGGACTTGGTGTACTAATGGTCAGTTCCTTGTATTACGGCAGTGCCCAAATCGGCATGTTCTGGGCAACCATCATGCTCAGCATTGGCATTGGACTTATCTCGTACCTTGCCATCAGCCTCGCTGAGCGCTGGCTAACCCCATGGCAGCCCGAATTTAGGGCCAAGGGAGGGCGTGCTGCATGA
- a CDS encoding ABC transporter permease, protein MMNERVMVSRKGEEGATVSVSGTASMGESIADSVRVPSPSSADIDGHQGQAAQRPLGSSVRKRSIGLRLLPWLAGALFLTLWQLRLFHQLFSLESYQLPVPSAIAASIRENAEMLFRYAMYSGTEMLGGFLLGSLLGALAAAGASFFPTSGRAAVAVMSALNAVPIVALAPIMNNWFGDGIWSRIAVVAVITMAAMAVSLFKGLTSIQPQYSDLMGGLAASRMQVFVKLRWPHALPSLFAGLKINMSTSIIGAIVGEFFIASQGLGYLLSDQIRLANMPLAWSCIVIAAALGIVLYEAVVLAEKRLTPWNRAHTDP, encoded by the coding sequence ATGATGAATGAACGTGTGATGGTAAGTCGCAAAGGTGAGGAGGGTGCGACTGTCTCTGTCTCTGGCACGGCCTCCATGGGGGAGTCTATCGCGGATTCGGTTAGGGTACCATCTCCTTCAAGTGCGGATATCGATGGACATCAGGGACAAGCCGCACAGAGGCCGCTGGGCAGTAGTGTTCGCAAAAGATCAATTGGATTGCGCCTATTGCCGTGGCTTGCAGGAGCCTTATTTCTAACCCTGTGGCAGCTTCGATTGTTCCATCAGTTATTCTCGCTTGAAAGTTACCAATTGCCTGTTCCGTCAGCGATTGCAGCGTCCATCAGGGAAAATGCAGAGATGCTTTTCCGATATGCGATGTACAGCGGAACCGAGATGCTGGGTGGATTTCTGCTCGGCTCCTTGCTGGGAGCCTTGGCCGCTGCGGGTGCATCCTTCTTTCCGACGAGCGGCAGGGCGGCGGTTGCCGTGATGTCAGCACTGAATGCCGTTCCGATTGTTGCGCTGGCCCCGATTATGAACAACTGGTTCGGGGACGGGATATGGTCCCGTATCGCCGTTGTAGCTGTAATTACGATGGCTGCTATGGCTGTGAGTTTATTCAAGGGATTAACCTCCATTCAGCCGCAATACAGTGATCTGATGGGTGGTCTTGCTGCCAGCAGGATGCAGGTTTTCGTGAAGCTGCGCTGGCCACATGCGCTGCCTTCCCTCTTCGCGGGTCTGAAAATTAATATGTCGACCAGCATTATTGGCGCCATTGTGGGTGAATTTTTCATCGCCTCCCAGGGGCTGGGATACTTGCTCTCGGATCAGATCCGACTGGCAAACATGCCACTTGCCTGGTCCTGTATTGTTATCGCCGCCGCGCTCGGTATTGTGTTGTATGAAGCCGTCGTTCTGGCCGAAAAACGGCTGACCCCGTGGAATCGTGCACATACAGACCCGTAA
- a CDS encoding ABC transporter substrate-binding protein, with protein MYKTLKPGFLVWVLLVVAMLGACSAKSEPVTPAAASSEGAGGSDQPLTKVKIQLKWVPQAQFAGIYAAKEKGFFADEGIDAEIIPGGPDIVIEQQVVNGAADVGITGVDSLLVSRDNGLPLVSLAQISQKSSYRLIAKKSAGITDPAQMKGKKVSTWFGSQQFQVLAFMEKNGLDPKKDIELVKQGFTMDQFFNDQVDVATATIYNEYHVVLESGTKESDLDVFNIEDAGVGMLEDTLIAKKDWVDSNKELAVKVTRAVLKGWNYAIDNQNETVDIVMKNVTDGSTTREHQVTMLEEIAKLIRPEGFTEKQVGSFVDESFTRTADIALKYGLIKKAANLDEALEKSIYEEAVKDVTN; from the coding sequence ATGTACAAAACGTTAAAACCGGGTTTTCTGGTGTGGGTACTGTTGGTCGTTGCGATGCTGGGAGCGTGCTCCGCAAAATCAGAGCCTGTCACTCCTGCTGCTGCCAGCTCGGAGGGAGCGGGAGGGTCAGATCAGCCCTTAACCAAAGTGAAAATTCAGCTTAAATGGGTACCGCAGGCTCAGTTCGCCGGGATATACGCCGCTAAGGAGAAAGGTTTTTTTGCAGATGAAGGTATTGATGCCGAGATTATTCCGGGTGGCCCGGATATCGTGATCGAACAGCAGGTGGTCAACGGCGCAGCCGATGTGGGCATCACCGGGGTGGACAGTTTGCTGGTCAGCCGGGATAACGGTCTTCCGCTCGTCTCCCTCGCCCAGATTTCGCAGAAGAGCAGTTATCGATTGATTGCCAAGAAGTCCGCAGGTATTACCGATCCCGCCCAGATGAAAGGCAAGAAAGTGAGCACATGGTTTGGCAGCCAGCAGTTTCAGGTTCTCGCTTTTATGGAGAAGAACGGCCTTGATCCCAAGAAGGATATTGAACTGGTGAAACAGGGCTTCACGATGGATCAGTTCTTCAACGATCAGGTGGATGTTGCCACGGCGACAATCTATAACGAATATCACGTGGTACTGGAAAGTGGGACGAAGGAGTCCGACCTGGATGTATTCAACATTGAGGATGCCGGGGTAGGCATGCTGGAGGATACGCTGATCGCCAAGAAGGATTGGGTGGACAGTAATAAAGAGCTCGCGGTGAAAGTGACCCGTGCCGTTCTGAAAGGCTGGAACTACGCTATCGACAATCAGAATGAAACGGTGGATATCGTCATGAAGAACGTAACCGACGGCAGCACGACCCGTGAACATCAGGTGACCATGCTCGAAGAGATTGCGAAGCTGATTCGACCGGAAGGATTTACGGAGAAACAGGTGGGCAGTTTCGTGGATGAGTCTTTTACCCGGACTGCGGATATTGCCCTGAAGTATGGCCTGATCAAGAAAGCCGCTAATCTGGACGAAGCATTGGAGAAAAGCATCTATGAAGAAGCGGTGAAGGATGTGACGAACTAA
- a CDS encoding aspartate aminotransferase family protein, with amino-acid sequence MSSVDQQPQPFGGTKEEWLEKDRKYVWHHISPHNDHPMIAVSGEGSWITDQDGTRYLDAMSGLWCVNVGHGREEIAQSAYEQMKALAYVPMTQSHEPAILLAEKLNDWLEGEYRIFFSNSGSDANEVAFKIARQFHHQNGEPTRHKFISRHRAYHGNSMGALGATGQAARKIKYEPLGVGFSHVPPPYCYRCPFGRNKDGCGLECATIYEEVIRWEGPETVAAVIMEPVITGGGMIVPPPDYMRTVQEICQRYGVLLIVDEVICGFGRSGQKFGHQNYGVQPDIVTMAKGMTSAYAPLSATAVRADLYDTFREPGTDSHFRHVNTFGGNPVSCRVALANLEILERENLVSRADELGYLLRDKLEPLLELSVVGDIRTFGFACGVELIEADGSPAHADKVMNVLASCKKDGILIGKNGDTVPGFANILTISPPFVTTEEELDLIAGSLLAALRSLDAG; translated from the coding sequence ATGAGCTCAGTGGATCAGCAACCCCAGCCTTTTGGTGGTACGAAGGAAGAGTGGCTGGAGAAGGATCGCAAATATGTGTGGCATCACATCTCGCCTCATAACGATCATCCGATGATTGCCGTAAGCGGGGAGGGCAGCTGGATCACGGATCAGGATGGCACACGGTATCTGGATGCGATGTCGGGACTGTGGTGTGTGAACGTCGGGCATGGACGCGAGGAAATTGCCCAAAGTGCCTATGAGCAGATGAAAGCTCTTGCGTACGTGCCCATGACCCAGAGTCATGAGCCGGCGATTCTGCTGGCAGAGAAGCTGAATGACTGGCTGGAGGGGGAATATCGCATTTTCTTCTCCAATTCAGGTTCGGATGCCAATGAAGTGGCGTTCAAAATAGCCCGTCAGTTTCATCACCAGAATGGTGAGCCCACTCGTCACAAATTCATCTCCCGTCACCGTGCCTATCACGGCAACTCCATGGGCGCACTGGGCGCTACCGGGCAAGCCGCCCGCAAAATCAAATACGAGCCGCTGGGCGTAGGCTTCTCTCATGTACCGCCTCCTTATTGCTACCGCTGTCCATTTGGACGAAACAAGGATGGATGCGGATTGGAATGCGCCACCATCTATGAGGAGGTTATTCGCTGGGAAGGGCCGGAGACGGTAGCTGCGGTCATTATGGAACCGGTCATTACAGGGGGCGGCATGATTGTCCCGCCTCCGGATTACATGCGCACTGTACAGGAGATTTGTCAGCGCTATGGTGTGCTGTTGATTGTGGATGAGGTCATTTGCGGGTTTGGTCGCTCCGGGCAAAAATTCGGTCATCAGAATTATGGCGTGCAGCCCGATATCGTCACGATGGCAAAGGGCATGACGAGTGCGTACGCTCCACTATCGGCGACAGCCGTTCGAGCGGATCTGTATGACACGTTCAGAGAACCCGGAACCGATTCACACTTTCGTCATGTGAATACGTTCGGGGGCAATCCTGTATCCTGCCGTGTGGCACTGGCGAATCTCGAAATTCTGGAACGAGAGAATCTGGTCAGCCGTGCCGATGAACTTGGATACCTGCTTCGGGATAAGCTGGAGCCGCTGCTGGAGCTATCGGTGGTTGGAGATATCCGCACATTTGGCTTCGCCTGCGGGGTGGAGCTGATTGAAGCCGATGGTTCGCCTGCTCATGCGGATAAGGTCATGAACGTGCTGGCAAGCTGCAAAAAGGACGGCATCCTGATTGGCAAGAACGGCGATACGGTGCCGGGATTTGCGAATATTTTGACCATCTCTCCGCCGTTTGTCACCACTGAGGAGGAATTGGACCTGATCGCTGGCAGTTTGCTGGCTGCACTACGCAGTCTGGATGCAGGGTAG